A portion of the Moraxella ovis genome contains these proteins:
- a CDS encoding MFS transporter, with amino-acid sequence MTTTQTQNEFRGNDKLLIGMVLGVLTFWLFYQSMFNVVPSIQKDLGMSDTSLNAVISLGSLFSGCFIILMGGLADKFGRVRLTYVGFTLNIIACLVLYFSTNPFTFGLGRVLQGLSSACIMPATLSIIKNYYHGAERQRAFSFWSIGSFGGSGLSSFVGGAIATSMGWKSIFLLSIAISAVGMLLIKGTPESKSHEVSTSRYDYVGLFSCVIGLLCLNLLITKGFRLGFTNGFTLTMLAGAVVMGIVFFRTEIKKKHQAFLDFSLFNSRGYSGACLSNFLLNCMAGTIIIINTYLQKGHGLTAFQAGVKSLGYVVMVMIMIRVSEKLLQKFGYKTPMWLGTAITAVGALGLSMTFVSHEVYMWWVIVSFAVFGFGLGCYSTPAADCAMVNVPLDKAGVAAGVFKMASALGASFGIATGATIFSAFKDAGVHLAGQYALLTMAAFGVLATLAVLVMIPKKTAQSA; translated from the coding sequence ATGACAACAACACAAACACAAAATGAGTTTCGTGGCAACGACAAACTGCTCATCGGCATGGTGCTGGGGGTTTTGACCTTTTGGCTGTTTTATCAGTCGATGTTTAATGTCGTGCCGTCCATTCAAAAAGATTTGGGCATGTCAGATACCTCACTCAATGCGGTGATTAGCTTAGGCTCGCTGTTTTCTGGCTGTTTTATCATTTTAATGGGCGGATTGGCGGATAAATTTGGGCGAGTGCGTTTGACTTATGTGGGTTTTACTCTAAACATCATCGCCTGTTTGGTGCTGTATTTTAGCACCAATCCTTTCACCTTTGGGCTTGGGCGAGTGCTTCAAGGTCTGTCGTCCGCCTGTATCATGCCAGCGACTTTGTCCATCATCAAAAATTATTATCACGGAGCCGAACGACAAAGGGCGTTTAGCTTTTGGTCGATTGGCTCGTTCGGTGGTTCAGGGCTTTCGTCTTTTGTTGGTGGGGCAATCGCCACGAGCATGGGCTGGAAAAGCATTTTCTTGCTGTCAATCGCCATTTCGGCGGTCGGTATGCTTCTCATCAAAGGCACGCCAGAGAGCAAATCGCACGAGGTTTCTACCAGTCGTTATGACTATGTCGGGCTGTTTAGCTGTGTGATTGGGCTTTTGTGTTTAAATTTGCTCATCACCAAAGGGTTTAGGCTTGGGTTTACGAATGGTTTTACGCTAACCATGCTCGCTGGGGCGGTGGTGATGGGGATTGTGTTTTTTCGCACCGAAATCAAGAAAAAACATCAGGCATTTTTGGATTTTTCGCTGTTCAACAGTCGTGGTTATAGTGGGGCGTGTTTGTCCAACTTCTTATTAAACTGCATGGCAGGCACGATTATCATTATCAATACCTATTTGCAAAAAGGACATGGCTTGACTGCATTTCAAGCAGGGGTCAAATCTTTGGGCTATGTCGTCATGGTCATGATTATGATTCGTGTGAGCGAAAAACTGCTACAAAAATTCGGCTACAAAACCCCAATGTGGCTCGGCACGGCAATCACGGCGGTTGGAGCATTGGGGCTGTCCATGACCTTTGTGTCGCACGAAGTGTATATGTGGTGGGTCATTGTGTCTTTTGCGGTGTTTGGCTTTGGTTTGGGTTGTTATTCTACCCCTGCGGCGGACTGCGCGATGGTCAATGTACCTCTTGATAAAGCAGGCGTGGCGGCAGGTGTGTTTAAAATGGCAAGTGCTTTGGGTGCGTCCTTTGGCATCGCCACAGGAGCGACTATTTTTAGCGCCTTTAAGGATGCTGGCGTACATTTGGCAGGTCAATATGCCCTCTTGACGATGGCCGCTTTTGGTGTACTAGCAACATTGGCAGTGCTGGTAATGATTCCTAAAAAGACTGCGCAATCGGCTTAA
- the benB gene encoding benzoate 1,2-dioxygenase small subunit: protein MSLVSAELQHKISQFLYQEARFLDDEQWDDWLECYAPEASFWMPAWDDDDTLVTDPMTEVSLIYYPNRQGLEDRVFRIKTERSSATIPDTRTSHNINNIEVEKVEGNKATVRFNWFTLSFRYKTIYQHFGMSRYEIDVSGDSFKILSKYVVLKNDYIHQVIDVYHI from the coding sequence ATGAGCTTAGTATCTGCCGAATTGCAACACAAAATCAGCCAATTTTTGTACCAAGAAGCCCGCTTTTTGGATGATGAACAATGGGATGATTGGCTAGAATGCTACGCACCAGAGGCGTCATTTTGGATGCCAGCATGGGATGATGATGACACGCTGGTTACTGACCCGATGACAGAAGTCTCCTTGATTTATTATCCAAACCGTCAAGGTCTTGAAGACCGTGTGTTTCGTATCAAAACTGAGCGCTCGTCAGCAACCATTCCAGACACTCGCACCAGCCACAACATCAACAATATTGAAGTTGAAAAGGTTGAGGGCAACAAAGCAACCGTACGATTTAACTGGTTTACACTCAGCTTCCGCTATAAGACCATTTACCAACATTTTGGTATGTCTCGCTACGAAATCGATGTTTCAGGCGACAGCTTTAAAATTTTGAGCAAATATGTCGTTCTAAAAAATGACTACATTCACCAAGTCATTGATGTTTATCATATTTGA
- the benC gene encoding benzoate 1,2-dioxygenase electron transfer component BenC — translation MSHKVALQFEDGVTRFIEVGDGEVLSDAAYRQKMNIPLDCRDGACGTCRAFYESGTYDMDSDMYIEDALSPEDAEKGYVLACQCYPTSDSVIQILASSAVCKTQIHTFSGTLTDLQKVSDSTICFEIELDENEPEISFLAGQYVNVKIPNTDETRSYSFSSKPNDRKTSFVVRNVPNGKMSSFLANTAKVGDKMSFTGPFGSFYLRPMVRPTLFLAGGTGIAPFLSMLKVLDEKGSDFPIRMVFGVTNDEDLVGIDALDDSKAKHDWFDYRTVVVNEMSTHERKGYVTAHIDDDWLNGGDVDIYLCGPVAMVDSVRDWLEVQNITAQNFLFEKFSAN, via the coding sequence ATGAGTCACAAAGTCGCTTTACAATTTGAAGATGGTGTTACCCGGTTTATTGAAGTGGGTGACGGCGAAGTTTTATCAGACGCTGCCTACCGCCAAAAAATGAACATTCCGCTAGATTGCCGAGACGGAGCGTGTGGCACTTGCCGAGCTTTTTATGAGTCTGGGACTTATGACATGGATAGCGACATGTACATCGAGGACGCCCTAAGCCCTGAAGATGCCGAAAAAGGCTATGTTTTGGCGTGTCAATGTTATCCAACTTCAGATTCGGTCATTCAGATTTTGGCAAGTTCTGCTGTGTGCAAAACCCAAATCCATACTTTCAGTGGCACGCTGACCGATTTACAAAAAGTCTCCGATAGCACCATTTGTTTTGAAATTGAATTGGATGAAAATGAACCAGAAATCAGCTTTTTGGCAGGGCAATATGTCAATGTGAAAATTCCAAACACTGATGAAACTCGTTCATATTCTTTCAGTTCAAAGCCAAACGACCGCAAAACCAGCTTTGTGGTACGAAATGTCCCCAATGGCAAGATGAGTTCGTTCTTGGCAAATACCGCCAAAGTGGGCGACAAAATGAGCTTTACAGGCCCTTTTGGCAGTTTTTATCTGCGTCCGATGGTTCGCCCAACGCTGTTTTTGGCAGGTGGGACAGGGATTGCGCCGTTTTTATCCATGCTTAAAGTGCTTGACGAAAAAGGTTCGGATTTTCCTATTCGCATGGTGTTTGGCGTGACCAATGATGAGGATTTGGTCGGCATTGATGCGCTAGATGACTCTAAGGCGAAACATGACTGGTTTGATTATCGTACAGTTGTGGTCAATGAGATGTCCACCCATGAGCGTAAAGGCTATGTCACTGCTCATATTGATGATGACTGGCTAAATGGCGGCGATGTGGATATTTATCTGTGTGGACCTGTGGCAATGGTTGATTCGGTGCGTGATTGGTTGGAAGTTCAGAACATCACGGCGCAAAATTTCTTGTTTGAGAAGTTCTCAGCCAATTAA
- a CDS encoding M20 aminoacylase family protein — MSLSNTIAINPQHLSDLMSEQAFFANIRQTIHQNPELGFEEVETSNLIAKYLTEWGYTLHHGLAKTGIVATLKNGNGDKVVGLRADMDALPIVEKTGKPYASQVAGKFHGCGHDGHSTILLACAKQLAKTRNFNGTVHLIFQPAEELLYGGRVMLEDGLFDKFPCDVIFAMHNMPRLATGEFYFKTGAVMASSDTLHVHVKGVGSHGAMPEYGIDATLVACHIAIALQSIVSRNVSPLEQAVITVGQLTSGNVPNVVNDSALLKLSVRTLNAEVRKKVLSRITEVVEFQAKSFGASAEVEHINGCPPTVNGSDATEFAVKVAQNLVGEDKVHTGIAPLMGSEDFAFMLEANPNGNYCFVGNGGGDSACMVHHPEYDFNDEITATAGAYFCGLVENYLK; from the coding sequence ATGTCCCTGTCTAATACCATTGCTATAAACCCGCAGCATTTGAGTGATTTGATGAGCGAACAGGCGTTTTTTGCGAACATTCGCCAAACCATCCACCAAAATCCTGAGCTGGGTTTTGAAGAGGTTGAAACCAGTAATCTCATCGCCAAGTACCTGACCGAATGGGGCTATACGCTACATCATGGGCTTGCCAAAACAGGCATTGTTGCCACCCTAAAAAACGGTAACGGTGATAAAGTCGTCGGACTGCGTGCCGACATGGACGCTTTGCCCATCGTGGAAAAGACGGGCAAACCTTATGCCAGTCAAGTCGCAGGCAAATTTCATGGCTGTGGGCATGACGGACACAGCACCATTTTGCTTGCTTGTGCTAAACAGCTTGCCAAAACTCGCAATTTTAATGGTACGGTGCATTTGATTTTTCAGCCTGCCGAAGAGCTGCTTTATGGCGGTCGTGTCATGTTAGAGGACGGCTTGTTTGACAAATTTCCTTGCGATGTGATTTTTGCCATGCACAACATGCCACGCCTAGCGACAGGCGAGTTTTATTTTAAAACTGGGGCGGTCATGGCGTCCTCCGACACTTTGCATGTCCATGTCAAAGGCGTGGGCAGTCATGGGGCGATGCCTGAATACGGCATTGATGCGACTTTGGTGGCGTGTCATATCGCCATTGCCCTCCAAAGCATTGTCTCTCGCAATGTCAGTCCGCTTGAGCAAGCGGTGATTACGGTGGGGCAACTCACCTCTGGAAATGTCCCCAATGTGGTCAATGATTCTGCCCTGTTAAAATTAAGCGTTCGCACCCTAAATGCCGAAGTCCGCAAAAAGGTGCTATCTCGAATTACAGAAGTGGTGGAATTTCAAGCCAAAAGTTTTGGAGCCAGTGCCGAAGTCGAACACATCAACGGCTGTCCGCCCACTGTCAATGGCAGTGATGCGACCGAATTTGCCGTCAAAGTCGCCCAAAATTTGGTGGGCGAGGACAAAGTGCATACAGGCATTGCTCCGCTTATGGGAAGCGAGGATTTTGCCTTTATGCTAGAAGCTAACCCCAACGGCAACTACTGCTTTGTCGGCAATGGGGGCGGTGATTCTGCGTGCATGGTGCATCACCCGGAATACGATTTTAATGATGAGATTACCGCTACGGCCGGGGCGTACTTTTGTGGTCTTGTGGAAAACTATTTGAAGTGA